The Candidatus Binatus sp. genomic interval AGACGAACACCCACGCCGCGCCGCGCGAGGTGCGAATCTGCGCGGCACTGGCGCTGACGTAAAGCGGCGCGGGATTCTGGATCATGATTTCCGCGCTCACGACCTGATTGCCCGCCGATTGCATCGAGCGGCCGGCAAACTCCTGCAGTCGCGGGTCGCGGCATAGCTCGACGAACGGCCGATCGCGATAGTCCGTGTCGGCTCCCAGGGCGAAGATGCGCCGGGCCGAGCCGTTGAGCAGGACCACCTCCCCGCGCGCGCCGGTCACCACCACCGCCTCGGTCATGCTGCGCAGGATCGCCTCGAACTCGTCGCGCTGCTCGGCCAGCGAGTCCACCTCGGCGACGATCGCATCGGCGGCGTCGAGCAAGTGACGCTCCGCACGGCCCATCGCGTCGCTTCCGTTGGGCAGCAGATGCGGTGGCGGACGCCTGTCCTGCAGCGCGGCGGCAACGCCGTCCAGTCTTTCAGCGCGGCGCGACAGCGTGCGTCCGATCGCGGTGGCCGAAATCGCGCCGAACGCAAGCCCGAGCACGATTACGACGGCGACCCACACCGCCGGCGCCGCTCCGGTGGCGGCCAGCACCACCAGCAATATGGCTGCCGGTGCGAGGCCGATTCCTATCGCCGCGATCAGGCCGGTGGTCGGTGATCTATCCAAGCGCTTCGGGGTTGAAGCGATAACCGACGCTTCGCACCGTGAGGATCAATTCCGGATTGGCGTCGTCGCGCTCGATATGCTGGCGCAAGCGGCGCACGTGCACGTCGACGGTTCGCGGTTCGACGAACGTGTCGCGGCCCCATACCATGTCGAGCAGTTGCTCGCGCGTGTACACCCGCATCGGATGCTGCACGAAGAATTTGAGCAGTTCGAACTCGCGCAGCGCAAGCTCCGTGCGCTTGGCGTCCACGAACACCTGGTAGGCGCCGAAGTCCATTCGCAGCCGCCCCTTCTCATACTCACCGCCGCCGGAGTCCGGCTCCGAGAGCGGATTGGCTCGCCGCAGAAGCGCCTTCACGCGCGCGACCAGCTCGCGCGGGCTGAACGGCTTGACCAGGTAATCGTCGGCGCCCATCTCCAGGCCGAGCACCTTGTCCACCTCGGTGCCCTTGGCGGTGACGATCAGTATCGGAAGATGCGCGGTGTCGCGCTCGGCGCGCATCTGGCGGCAGACCTGCAGCCCCGGCATCCCCGGCAGCATCAGGTCGAGCACCATCAGATCGGGCACCCGGCGCTTGACCCGCTCGAGCGCCTGCGCACCGTCGGCCGCCTCCTCGACGATGAAACCCTCCTGGGCGAGGTTGTAGCGGATCAGTTCGCGAATATCGCCGTCGTCTTCAACGATCAGCACGCGGTAGCGAACTCCGCGTTGCGCCTCCGAGACCGCGTTCGTAGCCTGGCTGGTTTGATTCATCGCTTCACCTCCTCCGCCGCTTGCCACTCAAGTTGCCCGCTTCCTGGTTTCGTCGTGACGGATCATCTTGCCCTTGACCATGAACGTCACCATTTCGGCGATGTTGGTCGCGTGATCGGCGATACGCTCGAGATACTTGGAAATGAACAGCAGCCGGGTCGCGGAGCCGATGGTATGCGGATCCTCGGCCATGTAGCTGAGCAGCTCGCGATAGACCTGGTAGTTGAGCAGATCGACTTCGTCGTCGCGCGCGATCACCTGGTCGGCGAGGTCGGTGTCGTCGCGCATAAACGCATCGATGCTGTCCCTGACCATCGACTGCGCGATCTCCGCCATCCGCGGCAAGTCTATGTACGGCTTGAGCTGCGGGACTTCATTCAGTTCCAGCGTGCGCTCGCAGATGTTGACCGCGTTGTCGCCGATTCGTTCCAGGTCGGTGGTGATCTTCAGGCCGGTGGTGATGAAGCGCAGATCGCTGGCGGTCGGCTGATGCAGCGCGAGCAGCCGGATACACTGCTCGTCGACCTCGTTGTCCATCCGATTTACTTCTTCGTCGCGCGCGATCACCTCGCGGGCGTGCTCGCTGTTGCGATTAACCAGCGCGTCGACCGCCTCGGCGATTTGACGCTCCACCAATCCGCCCATCTTGAGCAGACCCGCGCGCAAGCCGCGCAAATCCTCTTCGTACTGCCGGTTGGTATGTTGCGGCTGGGTGTTGTCCATCTTGCTCTTCCCCGATATCAGCCGAATCGCCCGGTGATATAGTCTTCGGTCTCGCGCCGGGTCGGGTTCGTGAATATCTGCTTGGTCTCGCCGTATTCGACCAGGTCGCCCGTGTACAGGAAGGCTGTCATGTCGGAGCAGCGGGCGGCTTGCTGCATGTTGTGGGTCACTATCACGATAGTGTACGCCGACTTCAATTCCAGCAATAGTTCTTCGATGCGCGCGGTCGAGATC includes:
- a CDS encoding response regulator, whose amino-acid sequence is MNQTSQATNAVSEAQRGVRYRVLIVEDDGDIRELIRYNLAQEGFIVEEAADGAQALERVKRRVPDLMVLDLMLPGMPGLQVCRQMRAERDTAHLPILIVTAKGTEVDKVLGLEMGADDYLVKPFSPRELVARVKALLRRANPLSEPDSGGGEYEKGRLRMDFGAYQVFVDAKRTELALREFELLKFFVQHPMRVYTREQLLDMVWGRDTFVEPRTVDVHVRRLRQHIERDDANPELILTVRSVGYRFNPEALG
- the phoU gene encoding phosphate signaling complex protein PhoU → MDNTQPQHTNRQYEEDLRGLRAGLLKMGGLVERQIAEAVDALVNRNSEHAREVIARDEEVNRMDNEVDEQCIRLLALHQPTASDLRFITTGLKITTDLERIGDNAVNICERTLELNEVPQLKPYIDLPRMAEIAQSMVRDSIDAFMRDDTDLADQVIARDDEVDLLNYQVYRELLSYMAEDPHTIGSATRLLFISKYLERIADHATNIAEMVTFMVKGKMIRHDETRKRAT